In Hippea jasoniae, the genomic window TGAGTATAGAAACCGACCTTGGAAGGGTTAAACCCAAAACGCCAGCTTTAGATGCACTTTATACGCTTAGCATCTATTCAAAAAGAAAGAGATATTTTACCCATGAACTTGAGGGGTTTTTAGCATACACATACAAATATCACAAAGATCCATTTAAGATTAAGGGGTCAATGACTGCTGCTTTAGGTATACCTCAATTTATGCCAACAAGTATTTTAAACTATGCGGTTGATTTTAACGGAAACGGCTTGAACTTAAATGAGCTTTCCGATGCCCTTGCCTCTATTTCTAACTATCTGTTAAAAAACGGTTATAAGCCGCATAAAAAAATAGCAGAATACATATCTGATAATATCTCAAAATGCAAATCCTTAAAAAATAGAACAGCTGTTTTTGAATTCAAGAATGGTAAGAGGTGCTTTATTTTGTATAAGAACTTTGTGGCTTTAAGGCGATACAACGGGACAATTAATTACGCCATGGCATGCTATTTATTGTCAAAGGCAATATGTAAAAGATTATCTAACAGTTTACAATAGCTCTTTGTGCTTGAAAAATAGTTTGATAGTTTTTAAAATCTTATAAAATAAGTTCACGCAAGGAGGATAGAGATGGGTTTTAAAAAGGTTACAAGACAGGAGTGGAAGCAGTTAGCTTTAAAGGAGTTAAAGGGTAAACCATTTGAGACATTAATCTGGCACTCACCAGAGGGTATAAATATTTATCCGCTTTATACGATGGAAGATTTAGAAAAACTGGAGTATTTAGATACATTTCCAGGATTTCCGCCTTTTATCAGAGGGCCTCGTGCCACCATGTATACAGTAAAACCCTGGACGATCAGGCAATATGCGGGTTTTTCAACAGCTGAGGAGTCCAATGCGTTTTACAAAAAGGCACTTGCCTTAGGTCAGCAGGGATTATCTGTTGCGTTTGATTTAGCCACACACAGGGGATACGATTCAGATCACCCACGCGTTGTGGGCGATGTGGGAAAGGCCGGTGTTGCCATCGATACGGTTGAGGATATGAAAATATTATTTGACGGTATTCCGCTTGATAAAGTCTCTGTTTCGATGACGATGAATGGGGCTGTAATACCTGTTATGGCATTTTACATAGTTGCTGCAGAAGAGCAGGGAGTGGAGCAGAAGCAGCTTTCAGGAACAATCCAGAACGATATTTTGAAGGAGTTTATGGTTAGAAATACCTACATCTATCCACCCCAGCCCTCAATGAGGATTGTGGCAGATATTATCGAATATACGAGCAAATATATGCCAAAGTTTAACTCGATCAGTATCAGTGGATATCATATTCAGGAAGCAGGTGCAAATGCAGTGCTTGAGCTGGCTTTTACTCTTGCAGATGGCCTTGAATATGTTAAAACAGCTCTCAACAGAGGCCTTGATATCGATGCCTTTGCGCCACGCTTATCGTTTTTCTTTGGTATAGGAATGAACTTCTTTATGGAGATAGCAAAGCTTAGAGCGGCAAGATTTTTGTGGGCAAAACTGATTAGCCAGTTTAATCCAAAGAATCCCCGTTCGATGGCTTTAAGAACACATTGTCAGACTTCGGGATGGAGTTTAACGGCTCAGCAGCCATACAACAACATCATAAGAACAACAATTGAGGCACTTGCAGCTGTTTTGGGAGGCACTCAGTCGTTGCACACCAATGCATTGGATGAAGCAATAGCGCTGCCAACCGACTTTTCTGCCCGCATTGCAAGAAACACGCAGCTTATTATTCAGGAGGAATCCAATATCTGTAAAACTGTTGATCCGCTTGCTGGATCCTATTTTATTGAATCACTAACCCATGCATTGATTAGAGAAGCAGAAAAGATCATCGATGAGATTGAGCAAATGGGTGGTATGACCAAAGCCATTGAATCTGGCATGCCAAAACTAAAAATCGAAGAATCAGCAGCAAAAAGACAGGCTTTGATAGATAAAGGTGAATTTGTTATAGTAGGCGTTAATAAATATGTGATACCTGAGGAGGAGGATGAGCAGGTAGAGGTGCTGGATATAGACAATACGGCGGTAAGGCAAAAGCAGATTGAAAGATTGAAAAAGATAAAGGCTGAAAGGGATAACGATAAAGTGCAAAAGGCGCTTGATAAGATAACAAAGGTAGCCGAAGATGGCGGCAATCTGTTGGAGGTGGCTGTAGAGGCTGCAAGGCTCAGGGCAACATTAGGTGAGATTTCATATGCGATGGAGAAGGTATTTGGAAGATACCAGCCACAGATTAAACTTGTAAGCGGGGCTTATGGTGGTTTGCTTGAAGATAATGAGGAGTTTCAAGAGGTTAAAAGGGAGATAGAGGAGTTTGAAAAAGAGGAAGGTAGAAGACCAAGGGTTTTGATTGTAAAGATGGGGCAGGATGGTCATGATAGGGGTGCAAAGGTTGTTGCAACCGGTTATGCAGATATGGGTTTTGATGTGGATGTGGGTCCAATGTTCCAGACGCCCGAGGAGGCTGCAAAAATGGCAGTTGAAAACGATGTTCACGCTGTCGGAATCTCTACACTTGCAGCCGGTCATAATACGCTCGTACCTCAGTTTATTGAAGAACTCAAGAAACTTGAAGCTGATGATGATATAGTGGTAACCGTGGGAGGTGTTATACCAAGGAAGGATTACGATTTTCTATATTCAAAGGGTGTCGCAGCAATTTTTGGACCAGGTACGCCCATTATAAAGTCTGCAAAAGAGTTGATTAAGGCTATAAAGGATAAGAAAACACCCAGGAGATTGCTCAATGGCAGATAATTACGATGTTGATGAGCTTTCTGCTTTATTGATTGCGGGAAAAAGGAGGGCTCTTGCAAAAGCCATAACATTAATCGAAAGTAAAAAACCTGAACATAAAAAGTTAGCAAAAAGGTTGCTTGAAAGGATTTTGCCCAGAAGTGGAAATTCTATAAGAATAGGAATAAGTGGAGTTCCCGGGGTTGGGAAGAGTACATTTATAGAGGCATTTGGCCTCTACCTTATAGAAAAAGGCCATAGGGTTGCTGTTTTGGCTGTAGATCCATCTTCACAAATTACAGGCGGCTCTCTGCTTGGGGATAAAACCAGGATGGAGGAGCTATCACGCAGAAATGAGGCATTTATCAGACCCTCTCCCTCGGGTGATTCACTTGGTGGTGTTGCAAGAAGAACAAGAGAGGCTATTTTTTTGTGTGAGGCGGCAGGTTATGATATAATAATCGTTGAAACAGTGGGTGTTGGACAATCAGAGATTAGTGTTTCTTCGATGGTGGATTTCTTTCTTTTGATGCAGCTGCCCAATGCAGGTGATGAGCTTCAGGGTATAAAAAGGGGTGTTATGGAAGTTGCCGATGCAATTGTGATAAATAAAGCTGATGAAGAAAATCTACAGAGGGCTCAGCTTGCAAAAAAACAGATTGAGAATGCGTTAAGTATTTTTTTAAATGTTGATAAAAGCTGGAAGGTGCCTGTGATTCTTGTTAGTGCCCGCTACAAAAAAGGTATTGATGAGGTTTATGAAACGATAAGCAAGTATGTAAAAATCAAAAAGAAAAGCGGCGAGTTTTACAAAAAAAGGCAGCAGCAGTCAATTCAGTGGATGTGGAGTGTTGTAGTTGAGGGACTAAAAGAGATGCTTAATGAAAATGAGCAGGTTAGAAGATTTGCAAAAGAGATGGAATCTGCAGTGATAAACAAACTAACGACACCGTCGTTTGCTGCAGAGAATATTTTGAGTGAGTTTAAAAATTCCGTATGCAGGGGGTGAGTGATGAGGCTAAAATCACTGTTTGTTATGCTTGTTTTGGCTGTATTTTTAGGGTTTTCTATTTCATCCTGCACAACAGAGAGCGAAAATGTAGCCTTAGGAACGGCAATAGGAGCAGGTATTGGTGCAGTAACGACCAAAAATAAGTGGAAGGGTGTGGTGATTGGGGGTATTTTGGGTGCTGTAGCAGGTGAGGCAATGTATCAGATTCAGCAAAGAGCCATTAATGAGGCCATAAGGAATCAAAAACCTGTTGCATATCAAAGACAAACGGCCAATGGTGGATGGGAAAGGGTAGAGGCTCAGCCTATGGGTGAGCCTGTTGTTAATCCCAACCAGCATACAAAATGCCAGAAGGTTCACATAAGAGAGTGGCGCAACGGCAGGATTATAAAGGATGAAGTAAAAGAGGTATGCAGGGGCTATAAAGAAACAAATACCTATTGAGGTGAAGAGATGTTTAAAAAGATTGATCATATAGGTGTTGCTGTTAAAGATCTTGATGAGGCGGTTAGACTTTATAGGGATGTGTTTGGTTTAAAGCTTCTGGAGATTGAAGAGGTTGAGTCTCAAAAGGTAAAAGTGGCTAAATTTGATATAGGTGGAGTGCATATAGAGCTACTGCAACCTACAGCAGATGATAGCCCTATAAAAAAATTTATCGATAAAAAGGGTGAGGGTTTGCATCATATAGCCTATGAGGTTGATGATATTGAAGAGCAATTAAGCCAGCTAAAACAAAAGGGCGTTAAATTGATTAATGAAAGACCAACAGAAGGCTCATCCAATACACTTATAGCTTTTTTGCATCCAAAGTCATCCATAATTTTAACAGAACTTGTTTTTAAAGGAGAAAAATAGAAATGGAAAAACCGCTTAAGGTTGTTGTTATTGGTGGTGATGCTGCAGGTATGAGTGCGGCAAGTCAGGTTAAAAGAAGGATTAAGTCAGC contains:
- the scpA gene encoding methylmalonyl-CoA mutase; the encoded protein is MGFKKVTRQEWKQLALKELKGKPFETLIWHSPEGINIYPLYTMEDLEKLEYLDTFPGFPPFIRGPRATMYTVKPWTIRQYAGFSTAEESNAFYKKALALGQQGLSVAFDLATHRGYDSDHPRVVGDVGKAGVAIDTVEDMKILFDGIPLDKVSVSMTMNGAVIPVMAFYIVAAEEQGVEQKQLSGTIQNDILKEFMVRNTYIYPPQPSMRIVADIIEYTSKYMPKFNSISISGYHIQEAGANAVLELAFTLADGLEYVKTALNRGLDIDAFAPRLSFFFGIGMNFFMEIAKLRAARFLWAKLISQFNPKNPRSMALRTHCQTSGWSLTAQQPYNNIIRTTIEALAAVLGGTQSLHTNALDEAIALPTDFSARIARNTQLIIQEESNICKTVDPLAGSYFIESLTHALIREAEKIIDEIEQMGGMTKAIESGMPKLKIEESAAKRQALIDKGEFVIVGVNKYVIPEEEDEQVEVLDIDNTAVRQKQIERLKKIKAERDNDKVQKALDKITKVAEDGGNLLEVAVEAARLRATLGEISYAMEKVFGRYQPQIKLVSGAYGGLLEDNEEFQEVKREIEEFEKEEGRRPRVLIVKMGQDGHDRGAKVVATGYADMGFDVDVGPMFQTPEEAAKMAVENDVHAVGISTLAAGHNTLVPQFIEELKKLEADDDIVVTVGGVIPRKDYDFLYSKGVAAIFGPGTPIIKSAKELIKAIKDKKTPRRLLNGR
- the mce gene encoding methylmalonyl-CoA epimerase gives rise to the protein MFKKIDHIGVAVKDLDEAVRLYRDVFGLKLLEIEEVESQKVKVAKFDIGGVHIELLQPTADDSPIKKFIDKKGEGLHHIAYEVDDIEEQLSQLKQKGVKLINERPTEGSSNTLIAFLHPKSSIILTELVFKGEK
- the meaB gene encoding methylmalonyl Co-A mutase-associated GTPase MeaB encodes the protein MADNYDVDELSALLIAGKRRALAKAITLIESKKPEHKKLAKRLLERILPRSGNSIRIGISGVPGVGKSTFIEAFGLYLIEKGHRVAVLAVDPSSQITGGSLLGDKTRMEELSRRNEAFIRPSPSGDSLGGVARRTREAIFLCEAAGYDIIIVETVGVGQSEISVSSMVDFFLLMQLPNAGDELQGIKRGVMEVADAIVINKADEENLQRAQLAKKQIENALSIFLNVDKSWKVPVILVSARYKKGIDEVYETISKYVKIKKKSGEFYKKRQQQSIQWMWSVVVEGLKEMLNENEQVRRFAKEMESAVINKLTTPSFAAENILSEFKNSVCRG
- a CDS encoding YMGG-like glycine zipper-containing protein, which encodes MRLKSLFVMLVLAVFLGFSISSCTTESENVALGTAIGAGIGAVTTKNKWKGVVIGGILGAVAGEAMYQIQQRAINEAIRNQKPVAYQRQTANGGWERVEAQPMGEPVVNPNQHTKCQKVHIREWRNGRIIKDEVKEVCRGYKETNTY
- a CDS encoding lytic murein transglycosylase — protein: MKWLFIFSVFLFASTAWGFDADKIAKETFKKYNVPVEYSKSVLKKAKVMDKVKQFVERVANSPEKVFKFYNFLPLFLNKQRINDAVEFYKRHKGVFDKVYNRYGVDRCVLLAILSIETDLGRVKPKTPALDALYTLSIYSKRKRYFTHELEGFLAYTYKYHKDPFKIKGSMTAALGIPQFMPTSILNYAVDFNGNGLNLNELSDALASISNYLLKNGYKPHKKIAEYISDNISKCKSLKNRTAVFEFKNGKRCFILYKNFVALRRYNGTINYAMACYLLSKAICKRLSNSLQ